TAATCCGCTCGCTTGGCGGCGGCTGGAACTAGATTCAAATACTATGGCAGGGCGCTGGCTGTACAAGCATACGTTTGTACAAGGTACATTTATTTTTCATAAAAAAATCATAAGCTTTTGTATTGATGAAAAGCCATTATAATAGTAGGGGTATTATATGGCTAAAAAAATTCTCGTTATTTTAGGAAATCCGGCACGCCAACGCAAAAGTTTATGCGAATCCCTGGCCTTGGCCTATGAAAAAGGCGCGACTGAAACAGGAAATGAAGTCCGTTTAATCAAAATAGCGGACTTGGAATTCGATCCTATACTGCATGAAGGGTATAAAGGCATTCAGTCCTTGGAACCTGCGATAGCCGATGCTCAAACTCAATTGGCATGGGCCGATCATATTGTAATCGTTTATCCTCTGTGGCAATTCAGTATGCCGGCCTTATTAAAAGGCTTTTTTGAAAGAGTCCT
This portion of the Alphaproteobacteria bacterium genome encodes:
- a CDS encoding flavodoxin family protein, which codes for MAKKILVILGNPARQRKSLCESLALAYEKGATETGNEVRLIKIADLEFDPILHEGYKGIQSLEPAIADAQTQLAWADHIVIVYPLWQFSMPALLKGFFERVLMKGFAFDFGTDDGPFVHAKFLRNKSARIIQTMAMPSLMYRLFARQHGAKALRSTLNFCGISPVRFSYYGMTEKINEDQANSYIDEVKILGRRGA